A region of Paenibacillus sp. JNUCC-31 DNA encodes the following proteins:
- a CDS encoding helix-turn-helix transcriptional regulator translates to MLVLELQVPPYPLLAAIGHTEWQPGMQHAQRSFDVFDLIVCAKGALYMEEDGLRYEIAEGMMLVLEPGKDHRGYRPTDVQTEVYWIHFQLPSVQKMILKEKTTWEQPLLKQTDQDIEAPPGVIEIPKFAAVDLRNLEPLMKEMLELHHVLTRPRSFELHVLLGQFLLQLQKGMRQNSPQARSYFLSEKVAKYIGQRLEQPFDSGMMERDLLYHFDYLARCLKQYTGMSPLQYRHHLQIEKAKRLLAHSELSLKRIGELCGLQDHNYFTRLFKRQTSLTPGEYRKKHQLYFME, encoded by the coding sequence ATGCTTGTACTTGAACTTCAAGTCCCACCGTATCCACTGTTAGCAGCCATTGGGCACACTGAATGGCAGCCGGGGATGCAGCATGCCCAGCGTAGCTTTGACGTGTTCGATCTTATTGTTTGCGCCAAAGGAGCGTTATACATGGAAGAAGATGGCCTCCGTTACGAGATTGCGGAAGGTATGATGCTGGTTCTTGAACCTGGCAAAGACCACCGTGGCTATAGACCAACGGATGTGCAGACGGAGGTATACTGGATTCATTTCCAGCTTCCCTCTGTGCAAAAGATGATTTTGAAAGAAAAGACGACTTGGGAGCAGCCTTTGCTTAAGCAAACAGACCAAGATATTGAGGCCCCCCCTGGAGTTATTGAAATTCCCAAATTCGCTGCGGTGGATTTACGTAACCTGGAGCCGTTAATGAAAGAAATGCTTGAGCTGCACCATGTACTCACCCGTCCGCGTTCCTTCGAGCTTCATGTTCTGTTAGGCCAGTTCCTTCTGCAATTACAGAAGGGGATGAGACAGAATAGCCCGCAGGCTCGATCCTATTTTCTGAGCGAGAAGGTAGCGAAATATATTGGTCAACGCCTGGAGCAGCCGTTTGATTCCGGAATGATGGAGCGTGATCTGCTTTATCATTTTGATTACCTGGCTCGCTGCCTGAAGCAGTATACGGGGATGAGCCCGCTGCAATACAGGCATCACCTGCAAATAGAGAAGGCCAAACGGTTATTGGCACATTCTGAGCTTTCACTCAAGCGTATCGGCGAGTTGTGTGGACTGCAGGACCATAACTATTTTACACGGTTGTTCAAACGTCAAACTTCCCTCACGCCTGGAGAGTACCGCAAGAAGCATCAGTTGTATTTCATGGAATAG
- a CDS encoding response regulator transcription factor: MIKILIVDDDKLVRKGISSAMPWNEFGMEVVGEASNGAKALDFLESNSVDLMLTDLAMPVMSGIELMRAARQLYPELHIVVLTLHQDFDYIQEALRLGAIDYIAKVQLEKEQFEHVLNRIHTRIGELTNTRRKLPQLGETNVHYRKVYALVSLDRKSGQIWPIELESNVEEVQFEVERNSWMCAAPLDGEDQLFNRLKEYLDQIPQGALLVLSDVQERTWSQIQNWIINYTESSLFYAYEPHDPVIAVSMNEEDTSPIEPQDEDMDRIKRSWFLSPWTHNDHYYNQLIEEFKSLRLQKGQLMGLLYSLVMEWNHLFAQTTLGRISMIHSFQSWFEVEQWIKQTSESIRKADEQTSYSQEIIDGVKKAVMIMQNDLDQAFTASGLSQQLNISRSYFSQCFKDIMGKTFNDYSRYIRMEKSKEYLLNTNNTIFWIAERVGYTDEKYFSRIFRELTGVLPSEYRQVGRGDK; this comes from the coding sequence ATGATTAAGATATTGATTGTGGATGACGATAAATTGGTACGAAAAGGAATAAGCTCTGCAATGCCATGGAACGAATTCGGTATGGAGGTTGTTGGAGAAGCGAGTAACGGGGCTAAGGCGCTGGACTTTCTGGAATCCAACTCGGTAGATCTGATGTTAACGGATCTTGCAATGCCGGTGATGTCTGGCATTGAACTGATGCGAGCCGCAAGGCAGCTCTACCCCGAACTTCATATTGTCGTGCTTACTCTTCATCAGGATTTTGATTATATCCAGGAAGCGCTTCGGCTGGGAGCGATCGACTATATAGCCAAAGTTCAGCTTGAGAAGGAACAATTCGAACATGTACTGAACCGAATACATACTCGGATTGGTGAGCTCACGAATACAAGACGAAAGCTGCCGCAACTAGGTGAAACCAACGTCCATTATCGTAAAGTGTATGCACTTGTTTCACTGGACCGGAAGTCCGGCCAAATTTGGCCCATTGAACTCGAATCCAATGTCGAAGAGGTCCAATTTGAAGTGGAGCGGAATAGCTGGATGTGTGCGGCACCCCTGGATGGAGAGGATCAGCTATTCAATAGATTAAAGGAATACTTGGACCAGATTCCCCAAGGGGCCCTATTGGTGTTGTCTGATGTACAGGAACGCACATGGTCGCAAATTCAAAACTGGATTATAAACTATACAGAATCGTCCTTATTTTATGCTTATGAACCTCATGATCCGGTTATTGCTGTTTCCATGAATGAAGAAGATACATCTCCAATAGAACCTCAGGACGAAGACATGGATCGTATTAAGCGAAGTTGGTTTCTATCTCCGTGGACACATAACGACCATTATTACAACCAGCTGATTGAAGAGTTTAAATCCCTAAGACTACAAAAAGGCCAACTGATGGGATTGCTGTACTCTCTGGTCATGGAGTGGAACCATCTATTTGCCCAGACTACGCTGGGCAGAATCTCAATGATCCATTCTTTTCAATCCTGGTTTGAAGTGGAACAGTGGATCAAGCAGACTTCGGAGAGCATTCGCAAGGCGGATGAACAGACCTCGTATTCTCAGGAAATAATAGATGGTGTGAAAAAAGCCGTGATGATTATGCAGAATGATTTGGATCAGGCATTTACAGCCTCAGGGCTGTCCCAGCAACTCAATATTAGCAGAAGCTATTTCAGCCAATGCTTCAAGGACATCATGGGAAAAACCTTTAATGATTATTCCCGATATATACGAATGGAGAAGTCAAAAGAGTATTTATTGAACACAAACAACACGATTTTCTGGATTGCAGAGCGGGTGGGTTATACCGATGAGAAATATTTCAGCCGAATCTTTCGCGAACTGACAGGCGTGCTGCCTAGTGAATATCGACAGGTAGGCAGAGGGGACAAATAG
- a CDS encoding family 10 glycosylhydrolase — protein sequence MKFRQVHLDFHTSEAIEGIGRDFSKQQFQEMLQTGHVDSITLFSKCHHGWTYHPTTANQMHPHLNFDLLGAQIEAAHEIGVKTPVYLSAGLDERLARKHPQWLIRNQQEQISWTTDFMTPGYHQFCMNTPYLDVLTLQVEEVVKKYDVDGIFLDIVGVRECYCQYCVAEVHTQGSDPRNIQDMRKLWEQTYVRYANRMNETVHAVKPGLPVFHNSSHVDRGRRDLAHVNTHLELESLPTGGWGYDHFPLSARYAQTLEVDFLGMTGKFHTSWGEFGGYKHPNALRYETALSLANGARCSIGDQLHPAGQMDPATYSLIGEAYREVEAKEEWCRDTTAIADIALLSVEATRWEAGGNPHDQHNHYDTGAVRVLLEGHYLFDVVDLQADLSKYKVIILPDDILITESIRTKLKGFLAEGGKILATGRSGLSPDGTGFEFNLGVEYQEVSSFRPSYFRPNFELPSLRTASFVMYTEGQNTVPTTDGIVLGSKENSYFNRDLFTFCSHQHTPSDLQESGTGMAEGRDGIYIAWNVFEDYATKGSLAVKEIICYTLDRLLSNNKSLMTNLPAQGVTTLQMQTNSNRWVNHLLYASPVRRGQGVEVIEDIPPLINTEVTVAAAEQVQDVYLAPQNLSLPFSQVNGLVTYTIPEWSCHQMVVIQF from the coding sequence ATGAAATTTCGTCAAGTTCATCTCGACTTTCATACGTCAGAAGCCATTGAAGGCATTGGCCGTGATTTTTCGAAGCAGCAATTTCAAGAGATGCTCCAAACTGGACATGTCGATTCCATCACCCTATTCTCCAAGTGCCATCATGGTTGGACCTATCATCCGACTACTGCCAATCAAATGCATCCACATCTGAATTTCGATCTTCTGGGTGCCCAGATTGAGGCTGCTCATGAGATAGGCGTGAAGACACCGGTTTATCTCTCTGCTGGCCTGGATGAGCGACTCGCCCGCAAACATCCCCAATGGCTCATCCGCAATCAGCAGGAGCAAATCAGTTGGACAACCGACTTCATGACGCCAGGATATCATCAATTTTGCATGAACACCCCTTATCTTGACGTTCTCACCCTACAGGTCGAGGAAGTTGTAAAGAAATATGATGTGGACGGCATCTTCCTCGATATCGTTGGTGTTCGAGAATGTTATTGTCAATATTGCGTAGCCGAGGTGCATACGCAGGGCTCCGATCCACGAAACATTCAAGATATGAGAAAACTGTGGGAACAGACTTATGTTCGTTATGCTAATCGAATGAATGAGACTGTGCATGCAGTGAAACCCGGATTACCCGTGTTCCACAACAGCAGTCACGTCGACCGCGGGCGCAGGGATCTCGCCCATGTGAATACCCATCTGGAGTTAGAATCGTTACCAACGGGCGGCTGGGGGTACGATCATTTTCCGCTCTCGGCGCGTTATGCACAGACATTAGAGGTGGATTTCCTCGGCATGACCGGGAAATTCCATACCTCCTGGGGTGAATTCGGCGGATATAAACATCCAAACGCGCTGCGTTATGAAACTGCGCTGAGCCTTGCGAACGGGGCACGCTGCTCCATCGGGGATCAGCTGCATCCGGCTGGTCAAATGGATCCCGCCACGTATTCACTGATCGGTGAAGCCTACCGCGAGGTAGAAGCTAAGGAGGAATGGTGCCGAGATACTACAGCGATAGCCGATATCGCGTTGCTGTCGGTGGAGGCAACGCGATGGGAAGCGGGAGGTAATCCACATGATCAGCACAACCACTATGATACTGGAGCTGTAAGAGTTTTGCTGGAAGGCCACTATCTCTTTGATGTCGTGGATTTGCAGGCTGATCTGTCCAAATATAAAGTTATTATTTTGCCGGATGACATCCTCATCACAGAGTCCATCAGGACCAAACTGAAAGGCTTTCTTGCGGAGGGCGGCAAAATTCTCGCCACTGGCCGTTCCGGACTCTCACCGGATGGAACGGGCTTTGAATTCAATTTGGGTGTAGAATATCAGGAGGTTTCCTCATTCCGTCCCTCCTATTTCCGTCCGAATTTCGAACTTCCTTCGCTGCGTACAGCCTCTTTCGTCATGTACACCGAAGGACAGAACACCGTGCCAACGACAGACGGCATCGTACTTGGCAGTAAGGAAAATTCATATTTTAACCGTGACTTGTTCACGTTCTGCTCTCACCAGCATACGCCTTCTGATCTGCAGGAATCGGGAACGGGCATGGCTGAAGGTCGGGATGGAATCTATATCGCGTGGAATGTTTTTGAAGATTATGCGACAAAGGGGAGCCTGGCTGTCAAGGAAATCATCTGTTACACGCTGGACCGTTTACTGAGTAACAACAAGTCGCTGATGACCAACCTGCCTGCCCAAGGGGTTACCACGCTGCAAATGCAGACGAACTCGAACCGTTGGGTGAATCATCTACTGTATGCCTCTCCAGTACGTAGAGGACAAGGTGTGGAAGTTATCGAGGATATCCCTCCACTTATCAATACAGAGGTGACGGTTGCGGCTGCCGAACAAGTACAAGATGTCTATCTGGCGCCACAGAACCTTAGTCTCCCATTCAGTCAGGTGAACGGCCTTGTGACCTATACGATACCGGAGTGGTCCTGTCATCAAATGGTCGTGATTCAATTTTAG
- a CDS encoding sporulation protein YjcZ: MSEVGYGNVGGLGGYGGFTSIGAILVLFILLVIISKAFLV, translated from the coding sequence ATGAGTGAAGTAGGATATGGAAATGTTGGAGGTCTTGGTGGATACGGTGGTTTCACATCCATCGGCGCAATCCTTGTTCTGTTCATCTTGTTGGTCATCATCTCTAAAGCTTTCCTGGTTTAA
- a CDS encoding multidrug effflux MFS transporter translates to MKKYAVPSLLLMIVLVAFPQISETIYTPSLPNIASALGVTNSSVQFTLSIYFIGFALGVFCWGWLSDLIGRRPAMLAGLIIYGIGSLMCFYSESIQWLLVSRFVQAFGAATGSIITQTMLRESVSGDRRHVMFAQISAVIAFTPAVGPLIGGWIDQALGFRWVFLALVVMSVLLFIYAFLKLPETTNVSLRSKVAILPVVKKMLAMPRVMVFGVLIGGINGVLFSYYAEAPFIFIEHFDLSPGVYGFLGIIVALASVVGAMISKKLLTVYAPEKIIRLGCLVMTSGALLLTLGSSLSMLPNLLQISCMLFAMFVLLIGAGIALPNCLSLALVHFHDVIGTAGAIFSLGYYLLVSLTTWGMGALHNGSLLMMPLYFLVISGVMWLLGKGFIFEE, encoded by the coding sequence ATGAAGAAATATGCAGTGCCATCTTTGCTTTTAATGATTGTTCTTGTCGCTTTTCCACAAATCAGTGAGACCATTTACACTCCATCACTGCCAAATATCGCATCAGCACTTGGTGTAACGAATAGTTCCGTACAATTCACGTTAAGCATCTATTTTATAGGATTTGCCTTGGGTGTTTTTTGTTGGGGCTGGCTGTCCGACTTGATCGGTCGCAGACCTGCAATGCTGGCGGGTCTTATCATATATGGGATCGGAAGCTTGATGTGCTTTTATTCGGAATCGATTCAATGGCTCCTCGTCAGCCGTTTCGTTCAAGCTTTCGGTGCCGCAACTGGATCGATTATCACCCAAACCATGCTTCGAGAAAGTGTATCGGGAGATCGAAGACATGTTATGTTTGCTCAAATCTCTGCTGTCATTGCATTTACGCCGGCAGTTGGACCACTTATTGGTGGTTGGATTGATCAGGCCCTTGGCTTCAGATGGGTGTTCTTGGCGTTAGTAGTGATGAGCGTGTTGTTGTTCATTTATGCTTTTCTTAAACTGCCGGAGACAACGAACGTTTCTTTACGATCCAAAGTCGCTATACTTCCGGTTGTAAAAAAGATGCTAGCTATGCCGCGCGTAATGGTGTTTGGCGTGTTGATCGGAGGTATTAACGGAGTTTTATTCAGTTATTATGCCGAAGCTCCCTTCATCTTCATTGAACACTTTGATCTGTCGCCTGGCGTTTATGGTTTTCTGGGCATTATTGTGGCCTTGGCATCGGTGGTCGGTGCAATGATCTCCAAAAAATTATTGACCGTTTACGCACCGGAAAAGATCATTCGTTTGGGTTGTCTGGTCATGACCAGCGGAGCTCTGCTCTTAACTCTTGGAAGCAGCTTGTCTATGCTGCCCAATCTTTTGCAGATCAGTTGCATGTTATTTGCCATGTTTGTTCTGTTGATTGGCGCAGGTATTGCTTTACCCAATTGTCTAAGTCTTGCGCTTGTTCATTTTCATGATGTGATTGGCACCGCCGGTGCGATATTTAGCTTAGGCTACTATTTGCTGGTAAGCCTTACGACATGGGGAATGGGTGCTCTCCACAACGGTTCATTGCTGATGATGCCTTTATATTTTCTGGTCATTAGCGGCGTAATGTGGTTGCTTGGCAAAGGCTTTATTTTTGAAGAGTAA
- a CDS encoding sensor histidine kinase produces the protein MTLKKRIFLLFFLSAFIPFISIFAISYYTIDSIFANKIDDGIRSNLQQVTSSLENSITNLNHVTQQLSYSGTLGKKLDEVLKPSSNIFELIETRDELKSELNVVTFTNPNIGLTLYYFQKDGSTQFGNFPIKDRFAPESLPVLSKAYGITYYGPHVSMNRFDDQLVLSAMRKVKLPQRDDVYIYVESGFHLAQDILGYNQYKGDLSHLILDGEGNIVYSEIPEAMKVGENFSSLSNGAASDGIARDYHWFRQGSTQNWSVVSVISQAKYQQEKNQWLLQILLVALFFLGFTVFLAWLLWKMVYKPLGLFHSEINGMSQNPQTAGSQTRTQIPEFDFLLGEFSNMQHQIGDLFKEVQQKEKIRADLEVEKLLYQINPHFLMNTLDTVHWLAVMNGQGEIDRLVQSLNKLLYYNLGKLGQVSTMEEEIDALRQYLILQQIRYDFEFDVRISADEQVLQIPVPRFILQPLVENSLYHGLSDEGFIQIEVTRKETLNIMIQDNGAGMTEEAIERLLNNRVPEHKKVGMGIGLNYVHRMLKAQYGDEAQLVIESELGTGTSILLILPIKGEDISA, from the coding sequence ATGACACTCAAAAAAAGAATATTTTTGCTGTTTTTTCTCAGTGCGTTTATTCCTTTCATTAGTATATTTGCAATTTCGTACTATACCATTGATTCCATATTTGCCAATAAGATTGATGATGGCATTCGAAGCAATCTACAGCAGGTCACTTCATCACTGGAGAATTCGATTACGAACCTGAATCATGTTACTCAACAGTTGTCCTACAGCGGTACATTAGGCAAAAAGTTGGATGAGGTGTTGAAACCATCCTCCAATATATTTGAATTGATTGAAACTCGGGATGAATTAAAGAGCGAATTAAATGTCGTAACCTTTACCAACCCGAATATAGGTTTGACATTGTATTATTTTCAGAAGGACGGCTCCACACAGTTTGGAAACTTTCCTATTAAGGATCGTTTTGCACCCGAATCTTTGCCTGTGCTCTCCAAAGCATATGGGATTACCTACTATGGACCTCATGTCAGTATGAACCGGTTTGATGATCAGCTCGTCCTATCCGCCATGCGGAAGGTAAAATTACCCCAGAGGGACGATGTGTATATTTACGTTGAATCCGGTTTTCACCTTGCACAGGATATATTGGGTTACAATCAGTACAAAGGAGATTTATCCCACTTGATCCTCGATGGAGAGGGGAATATTGTGTATAGTGAGATTCCCGAAGCGATGAAAGTCGGGGAGAATTTCTCCAGCTTATCGAATGGTGCAGCATCGGACGGAATAGCTCGCGACTATCATTGGTTCAGACAGGGTTCCACTCAGAACTGGAGCGTTGTGTCGGTGATCTCGCAGGCCAAGTATCAACAGGAGAAAAACCAATGGTTGCTTCAAATATTACTGGTCGCTTTATTTTTCCTTGGCTTTACGGTATTTCTGGCTTGGTTGCTGTGGAAGATGGTTTATAAACCCCTCGGTCTGTTCCATTCGGAAATCAACGGTATGTCTCAAAATCCACAAACGGCAGGCAGCCAAACCCGCACGCAAATTCCTGAATTCGATTTTCTGTTGGGCGAATTCTCAAATATGCAGCATCAAATCGGTGATCTCTTTAAAGAGGTGCAGCAGAAAGAGAAAATTCGTGCAGATCTTGAAGTGGAAAAGCTGCTGTACCAGATCAATCCTCATTTTTTGATGAATACGCTGGATACGGTGCACTGGCTTGCAGTTATGAATGGACAAGGGGAGATTGACAGGCTGGTGCAGTCCCTGAATAAGCTGCTGTACTATAATTTGGGTAAATTAGGACAGGTCTCCACGATGGAAGAGGAAATAGACGCGCTTAGACAATATTTGATTTTACAGCAAATCCGATATGACTTTGAATTTGATGTGCGTATTTCGGCTGATGAGCAAGTGCTTCAAATACCAGTACCTCGTTTTATTCTACAGCCGTTGGTTGAAAATTCACTTTACCATGGACTGAGTGATGAAGGTTTTATTCAAATTGAAGTGACACGCAAAGAAACATTGAACATTATGATTCAGGATAATGGAGCAGGTATGACGGAGGAAGCGATTGAAAGACTTCTGAATAATCGTGTACCTGAACATAAAAAAGTAGGCATGGGCATCGGGCTCAATTATGTTCATCGCATGTTAAAAGCGCAGTACGGGGATGAAGCTCAATTGGTGATTGAGAGCGAGCTGGGAACAGGGACAAGTATTTTGCTTATACTTCCTATCAAAGGAGAAGATATCTCGGCATGA
- a CDS encoding threonine aldolase family protein — protein sequence MIRFECDYNEGAHERILRRMIETNMEQTSGYGTDAHCERARELIRQACDSEQADVHFLVSGTQTNTTVISSILRPYQGVIAAVSGHIAVHETGAIEATGHKVLTVPSEDGKITPDQVRAVYEAHRSDASPEHCVQPGMVYISQPTENGTMYSKAELQALFDVSRQCGLPFFIDGARLGYALASRNCDMTLADLARLCDVFYIGGTKIGALMGEAVVILNDKLKPDFRYMIKQKGGLLAKGRLLGIQFETLFEDGLYLEISQHAVDMAMLIHDSLAEQGITFLYDSPTNQQFPILPDDLLQDLQNRYSFTFWEKVSDSHSVVRFCTSWATQRENVDTLIRDISQSLNKFKVCV from the coding sequence ATGATACGATTCGAATGTGATTATAACGAAGGTGCGCATGAGCGTATTCTGCGCAGAATGATTGAAACTAACATGGAACAAACAAGCGGCTACGGGACGGATGCCCATTGTGAGCGGGCGAGAGAACTCATTCGTCAAGCTTGTGACAGTGAACAGGCGGATGTGCACTTTCTGGTAAGCGGTACACAGACCAATACAACGGTCATTTCATCTATTTTGCGTCCCTACCAGGGTGTAATTGCAGCTGTTTCGGGTCATATCGCTGTCCATGAGACAGGAGCCATCGAAGCTACGGGTCACAAGGTACTCACAGTGCCGAGCGAAGATGGAAAGATTACACCTGATCAGGTCAGAGCGGTCTATGAAGCCCATAGAAGTGATGCATCACCTGAACATTGTGTTCAACCTGGAATGGTTTACATATCCCAGCCTACAGAGAATGGTACGATGTACAGCAAGGCAGAGCTGCAAGCATTATTTGACGTAAGCCGCCAGTGTGGTCTCCCGTTCTTTATTGATGGGGCGCGCCTAGGGTATGCTCTTGCTTCCCGAAATTGTGATATGACTCTTGCTGATCTCGCCCGCCTGTGTGACGTATTCTATATTGGCGGAACCAAGATCGGAGCATTGATGGGGGAAGCGGTAGTCATTCTGAATGACAAGCTCAAGCCGGACTTTCGTTATATGATCAAACAAAAAGGCGGCCTGCTCGCCAAAGGCAGATTGCTGGGTATTCAGTTTGAAACGCTGTTTGAAGATGGCCTGTACCTAGAAATTTCCCAGCATGCTGTGGACATGGCTATGTTGATTCATGATTCACTTGCGGAGCAAGGTATTACTTTCCTATATGACTCACCAACCAATCAGCAATTTCCGATTCTGCCAGATGACCTGCTTCAGGATTTACAAAACCGTTACTCGTTCACATTCTGGGAAAAGGTGTCCGATTCACACAGCGTCGTTCGTTTTTGTACCAGTTGGGCAACTCAACGGGAAAATGTGGATACACTGATTCGTGATATTTCTCAGAGTCTAAACAAATTTAAAGTTTGTGTGTAA
- a CDS encoding MarR family winged helix-turn-helix transcriptional regulator — protein MLTEMRRFNRFYTNILGVLDKHILGTGYSFAEARVIIEIGIQGESIANNLVDTLTIDRSYMSRIVSKLTKEGLLVKVNSAADSRVSLIRLTEKGKELYNELNERSDQQIQKLMEGLNEEEIKEVYESMMDIQRKLNKKAGETRR, from the coding sequence ATGTTGACTGAAATGCGACGTTTCAACCGTTTCTATACCAATATACTCGGTGTTCTTGACAAGCACATCCTGGGAACGGGATACTCGTTCGCCGAAGCACGAGTCATTATCGAAATTGGGATTCAAGGAGAGAGTATTGCCAACAATCTGGTGGATACACTGACGATCGATCGCAGCTACATGAGCCGAATTGTAAGTAAACTGACCAAAGAGGGACTTCTGGTAAAGGTGAATTCAGCAGCTGACAGCCGGGTAAGTCTGATTCGACTGACTGAAAAGGGTAAGGAGCTATACAACGAATTGAATGAGCGCTCGGATCAGCAGATTCAGAAGCTGATGGAAGGCTTGAACGAAGAAGAGATTAAAGAAGTGTACGAATCCATGATGGACATCCAGAGAAAGTTAAACAAAAAGGCAGGAGAGACAAGACGATGA
- a CDS encoding ABC transporter ATP-binding protein, which produces MVRRFFSYYRPYKKLFLIDFGCAVIAGLLELAFPLAVSKFINELLPGQDWPLIILACIVLLSIYALNTVLNYVVTYWGHMLGINIETNMRSKMFAHLQKLSFRFFDNRKTGHLIGHLTNDLNDIGEVAHHGPEDVFIAVMTLIGSFWLMANINLELALITFIIIPIMAWVIIVFGGRMTKTYRRLFGDVGNFNSRIEDNVGGIRVVQSFANEEHEKKLFSVDNENFRKTKLLAYKTMAKSISVSYMMMRLVTVFVMISGAWFFIDGRIDMGDFMAFLLLSNIFFRPIEKINAVIESYPKGIAGFKRYLEIIDTEPEIADAKNAVELKSVRGDIRFENVSFGYEENRRILNNISLSINPGETVAFVGPSGAGKTTICSLLPRFYEVEEGRITVDGMDIREVQLESLRRHIGIVQQDVFLFSGTIKENIAYGDLTATDEQIWDAARRASLEELLLSLPEGIDTIIGERGVKLSGGQKQRLSIARMFLKNPPILILDEATSALDTETEALIQKSLAELSVGRTTLVIAHRLTTIKNADRIIVVNADGIAEQGNHEELVAAGGIYSRLHQVQYSHS; this is translated from the coding sequence ATGGTTCGTCGTTTTTTCTCGTATTATCGTCCTTACAAAAAACTGTTTTTAATTGATTTTGGTTGTGCAGTAATAGCTGGTTTACTCGAGCTGGCATTTCCACTTGCTGTAAGTAAATTCATTAATGAGTTGCTGCCAGGTCAAGATTGGCCACTCATTATCCTCGCATGTATAGTATTGCTGTCCATCTATGCGCTGAATACCGTATTGAATTATGTCGTGACCTACTGGGGGCATATGCTTGGTATTAACATTGAGACCAACATGCGTTCGAAGATGTTTGCTCATTTGCAAAAGCTGTCCTTCCGGTTCTTCGATAATCGCAAGACGGGTCATCTGATCGGTCATCTGACCAATGACCTAAACGATATTGGCGAGGTAGCTCACCATGGACCGGAGGATGTATTCATCGCAGTGATGACATTAATCGGATCTTTCTGGCTCATGGCGAACATTAACTTGGAGCTTGCACTGATCACCTTTATTATTATCCCGATCATGGCCTGGGTCATTATCGTGTTCGGTGGGCGCATGACGAAGACCTATCGGCGCCTCTTCGGCGATGTGGGGAATTTCAATTCCCGTATTGAAGACAATGTAGGTGGAATTCGTGTCGTTCAATCATTCGCTAACGAAGAGCATGAGAAAAAACTATTTTCCGTAGACAACGAGAACTTCCGTAAAACAAAGCTGCTTGCTTACAAAACGATGGCGAAGAGTATATCGGTCAGCTACATGATGATGCGTCTGGTTACTGTGTTCGTTATGATCAGCGGTGCCTGGTTCTTTATCGATGGCAGAATTGATATGGGTGATTTCATGGCATTCCTGTTGTTATCCAATATCTTCTTCCGTCCGATTGAAAAAATTAACGCGGTCATCGAAAGTTATCCTAAGGGCATTGCTGGATTTAAGCGTTATTTGGAAATCATTGATACCGAGCCGGAGATCGCCGATGCGAAAAATGCGGTTGAGCTAAAAAGCGTGCGTGGAGATATTCGCTTCGAAAATGTCTCGTTCGGTTATGAGGAGAATCGACGTATTCTGAATAACATCAGTCTGTCCATCAATCCAGGGGAAACCGTTGCTTTTGTGGGGCCTTCCGGTGCAGGTAAAACGACGATCTGCAGTCTGCTTCCACGATTTTATGAAGTAGAGGAAGGCAGGATCACCGTTGACGGGATGGATATTCGCGAGGTTCAGCTGGAATCATTGCGCAGACATATCGGTATTGTTCAACAGGATGTTTTTCTCTTCTCAGGCACAATTAAGGAAAATATCGCTTATGGCGATTTAACGGCAACGGACGAGCAGATCTGGGATGCAGCCCGTCGCGCTTCTTTGGAAGAGCTGCTTCTTAGTTTGCCAGAAGGAATCGATACGATCATTGGTGAACGTGGTGTCAAACTTTCCGGAGGTCAGAAACAGCGCTTGTCTATTGCTCGGATGTTCCTGAAAAATCCACCGATTCTTATCCTGGACGAAGCTACGTCCGCTCTGGATACCGAGACTGAAGCGCTGATCCAGAAGTCCTTGGCAGAACTGTCTGTGGGTAGAACAACGCTTGTTATTGCACACCGACTGACCACGATCAAGAATGCAGATCGGATAATCGTTGTGAACGCTGATGGCATTGCAGAGCAGGGCAACCATGAGGAGCTGGTTGCAGCCGGAGGCATATACAGCCGACTTCATCAGGTACAATACAGCCATTCATAA